A single Streptomyces sp. 2114.4 DNA region contains:
- a CDS encoding LCP family protein codes for MSLLVLAVVVVVIGAWLYVSAGRQLRHKDALADYPGRPPAGKGTNWLLIGSDSRSALTPQQRRELHVGNNEVRNTDTIMVLHYGDHGPSLVSLPRDSYVPIPGHGSRKINEAYADGGPQLLTRTVEQATGLRMEHYAEVNFLGFVQVVNALDGVRLCLDKPLRDEKSGADFSAGCRRMNGTQALAYVRARYTDPDGDLGRVKRQRQLLGAVADEMASPDVLLDPSRLQRVLHTSLAALTVDRGADMARVLDMGWSMKQIAGGGGTATTVPVVRPGVMVSGVGSVLQWNETGARRLFQALRADDRIPTSGDK; via the coding sequence GTGTCGCTGCTGGTGCTGGCCGTGGTGGTGGTCGTGATCGGGGCCTGGCTGTATGTCTCGGCGGGGCGGCAGCTGCGGCACAAGGACGCGCTGGCCGACTACCCAGGGCGGCCGCCCGCGGGCAAGGGCACGAATTGGCTGCTGATCGGCTCGGACAGCCGCAGCGCGCTGACCCCGCAGCAGCGCAGGGAACTGCACGTCGGCAACAACGAGGTGCGGAACACCGACACGATCATGGTGCTGCATTACGGCGATCACGGACCGTCGCTGGTCAGCCTGCCGCGTGACAGCTATGTGCCGATACCCGGCCACGGCAGCCGCAAGATCAACGAGGCTTATGCGGACGGCGGGCCCCAGCTGCTCACCCGAACGGTGGAGCAGGCGACCGGGCTGCGGATGGAGCACTATGCCGAGGTGAATTTCCTGGGGTTCGTGCAGGTCGTAAACGCCCTGGACGGTGTGCGGCTGTGTCTGGACAAGCCGCTGCGGGACGAGAAGTCGGGGGCCGACTTCTCGGCGGGCTGCCGGCGGATGAACGGCACCCAGGCGCTGGCGTACGTACGGGCCCGGTACACCGACCCCGACGGTGACCTCGGACGGGTGAAGCGCCAGCGGCAATTGCTCGGTGCGGTGGCCGACGAGATGGCTTCCCCGGACGTCCTGCTCGATCCGTCCCGGCTGCAGCGGGTGCTGCACACCTCGCTGGCGGCGCTGACCGTGGACCGGGGGGCCGACATGGCGCGGGTGCTGGATATGGGCTGGTCGATGAAGCAGATCGCCGGGGGCGGCGGGACGGCGACGACGGTTCCGGTGGTGCGGCCCGGGGTGATGGTGAGCGGTGTGGGGTCGGTGCTGCAGTGGAACGAAACCGGGGCGAGGCGGTTGTTCCAGGCGCTGCGCGCAGATGATCGGATTCCGACTTCTGGCGATAAATAA
- a CDS encoding MFS transporter yields the protein MLAMALAALDSTIIATAIPQIVGDLGGFAVFSWLFSGYLLAVTVTLPVYGKLSDTFGRKPILLTGIVLFLAGSLACAGAWNMASLIAFRVLQGLGGGALQGTVQTIAADLYPMKERPRIQARLSSVWAVSSVAGPALGGLLAACADWRWIFLVNAPVGAVALWLIVRYFSEPERDRHGRRARRPRVDWPGALAIFACGGLLLTALVQGGVAWPWYSAPSLLLFAGSALCATVTVLIERRAAEPIIPGWVWRRRTISAVNLALGALGLLMVAPTVFLPTYAQAVLGLGPTAAGFVLSVMTLSWPVSAALSSHVYNRLGIRTCAALGIGGAGLVLLAFPLLPYPGAAWQPALIMLALGAALGLFQLPLIIGVQSSVGYAERGTATASILFCRQVGQSLGAALFGALANATLNDRLAHAPSDIRPGLPGDLDAVSHALQHPGALTARATDYLRHAVDTTVDHVYLGAAAAAGLALAALLLLAPRRFPVHSDARGTGEGEPGAT from the coding sequence ATGCTCGCCATGGCGCTGGCTGCCCTCGACTCGACGATCATCGCCACCGCCATTCCCCAGATCGTCGGTGACCTGGGTGGCTTCGCGGTCTTCTCCTGGCTCTTCTCCGGCTATCTGCTGGCCGTCACCGTCACCCTGCCCGTCTACGGCAAGCTCTCCGACACCTTCGGCCGCAAGCCCATCCTGCTCACCGGCATCGTGCTCTTCCTCGCCGGTTCGCTGGCCTGCGCGGGCGCCTGGAACATGGCCTCGCTGATCGCCTTCCGCGTGCTCCAGGGCCTGGGCGGCGGCGCCCTCCAGGGCACCGTCCAGACCATCGCCGCCGACCTCTACCCGATGAAGGAACGCCCCAGGATCCAGGCCAGGCTCTCCAGCGTCTGGGCCGTCTCCTCGGTCGCCGGGCCCGCGCTGGGCGGACTGCTCGCCGCCTGCGCCGACTGGCGGTGGATCTTCCTGGTCAATGCGCCGGTGGGCGCGGTGGCCCTCTGGCTGATCGTGCGGTACTTCTCCGAGCCGGAGCGGGACCGGCACGGCCGGCGGGCCCGCCGCCCCCGGGTCGACTGGCCCGGCGCGCTGGCGATCTTCGCCTGTGGCGGGCTGCTGCTGACCGCCCTGGTCCAGGGCGGGGTGGCCTGGCCCTGGTACTCCGCGCCGTCGCTGCTGCTGTTCGCCGGCAGTGCGCTGTGCGCCACGGTCACCGTCCTCATCGAACGCCGGGCCGCGGAACCGATCATCCCCGGCTGGGTCTGGCGCCGCCGCACCATCTCGGCCGTCAACCTCGCCCTCGGCGCCCTGGGCCTGCTGATGGTCGCGCCGACCGTGTTCCTGCCCACCTACGCGCAGGCGGTGCTGGGCCTGGGTCCGACGGCCGCCGGCTTCGTGCTGTCCGTCATGACCCTGAGCTGGCCGGTCTCGGCCGCCCTCAGCAGCCACGTCTACAACCGCCTCGGCATCCGCACCTGCGCGGCACTCGGCATCGGCGGGGCCGGTCTGGTCCTGCTCGCCTTCCCCCTGCTGCCCTACCCGGGCGCCGCCTGGCAGCCCGCCCTGATCATGCTGGCGCTCGGCGCCGCCCTCGGCCTCTTCCAGCTGCCGCTGATCATCGGGGTCCAGTCCTCGGTCGGCTATGCCGAGCGCGGCACCGCCACCGCCTCCATACTCTTCTGCCGCCAGGTCGGCCAGTCCCTCGGCGCCGCGCTCTTCGGCGCCCTCGCGAACGCCACCCTCAACGACCGCCTGGCGCACGCCCCTTCGGACATCCGCCCCGGCCTGCCCGGCGACCTGGACGCGGTCTCCCACGCCCTCCAGCACCCCGGCGCCCTCACCGCCCGTGCCACCGACTACCTCCGCCACGCCGTCGACACCACGGTCGACCACGTCTACCTCGGCGCCGCCGCGGCCGCCGGCCTCGCGCTGGCCGCACTGTTGCTGCTGGCACCGCGGCGCTTCCCGGTGCACTCGGACGCCCGCGGGACGGGCGAGGGGGAGCCGGGGGCGACGTAA
- a CDS encoding cellulose-binding protein: protein MSASVSPHGFEAVRGRGYRPEDVDRRVTGLSVDRDSCWERAARLTVLNNQMEAELAELRAYLAQQPPQTYESLGSEARLILTTAESEAARLRAEAEQAAERMRGEAAVHADDVRDAAERAAHALRAEADTRARRTERAARGEATELAAVAAEDAERLRSEAAEGLAEVRRRTAQLLSDQEQRQADEWDAAGRELAALEAETDRCVAELDARGKALRADARRLYAEAEETARHRQEDGEDRAAGLLARARAEEERIERATERILRQHDAEREEVRIHMTHVRNSLAVLTGKAPVAEGGDEGAGSTPEGGGRNEGAGAAVGSGIGSGPGSDEDDTLKTQVPRRRGGPGA, encoded by the coding sequence ATGAGTGCATCGGTTTCGCCTCACGGGTTCGAGGCCGTACGAGGGCGTGGCTACCGGCCGGAGGATGTGGACCGCCGGGTCACGGGGCTCTCGGTGGACCGCGACTCCTGCTGGGAGCGCGCCGCACGGCTCACCGTCCTGAACAACCAGATGGAGGCCGAACTCGCGGAGCTGCGCGCCTATCTGGCGCAGCAGCCGCCGCAGACGTATGAATCGCTCGGCAGCGAGGCCCGGCTGATCCTGACGACCGCGGAGTCCGAGGCGGCCCGGCTGCGGGCCGAGGCGGAGCAGGCGGCCGAGCGGATGCGGGGCGAGGCCGCCGTCCATGCGGACGACGTCCGGGACGCGGCCGAGCGGGCGGCCCATGCGCTGCGGGCCGAGGCGGATACCCGGGCCCGGCGCACGGAGCGGGCCGCGCGCGGCGAAGCCACCGAACTGGCGGCCGTCGCTGCCGAGGACGCCGAGCGGCTGCGGAGCGAGGCGGCCGAGGGGCTGGCGGAGGTGCGGCGGCGCACCGCGCAGTTGCTCAGCGACCAGGAGCAGCGGCAGGCGGACGAGTGGGACGCGGCCGGGCGGGAACTCGCGGCGCTGGAGGCGGAGACGGACCGGTGCGTCGCGGAGCTGGACGCCCGCGGGAAGGCCCTCCGCGCCGACGCCCGGCGGCTGTATGCGGAGGCGGAGGAGACCGCCCGGCACCGTCAGGAAGACGGCGAGGACCGCGCCGCCGGGCTCCTGGCCCGCGCCCGCGCGGAGGAGGAGCGCATCGAGCGGGCCACGGAGCGGATCCTGCGCCAACACGACGCGGAGCGCGAAGAGGTGCGCATCCATATGACCCATGTCCGCAACAGCCTGGCGGTGCTCACCGGGAAGGCGCCGGTGGCGGAGGGCGGCGACGAGGGCGCCGGGAGTACTCCGGAGGGCGGCGGACGGAACGAGGGCGCCGGCGCCGCCGTCGGTTCCGGCATCGGCTCCGGTCCCGGCTCCGACGAGGACGACACCCTGAAGACGCAGGTGCCCCGTCGGCGCGGCGGCCCGGGCGCCTGA
- a CDS encoding phospholipase A2: MRTSFGGVVLAGVLALGTAAPALAEAPAKTAVTTGPSAVARQISAADVAGPAVGGAYRLAKLKSLTSKGQASRDAWFKYLGLYRSGSNYFRFNWSTNGCNSSPEKLPGGYDFTYSCHRHDFGYRNYKTIVGKAAWRRDHKKRIDDVFLQDMRQACQYKPWADPLTPAMRKKMKAACLKSADKYYAAVRVLG; the protein is encoded by the coding sequence ATGCGGACCTCTTTCGGAGGTGTCGTACTGGCCGGTGTCCTCGCCCTGGGGACGGCGGCGCCCGCGCTCGCCGAGGCGCCGGCGAAGACGGCGGTCACGACCGGACCGTCCGCCGTGGCGCGGCAGATCTCCGCGGCGGACGTGGCCGGTCCCGCGGTCGGCGGGGCGTACCGGCTGGCGAAGCTCAAGTCGCTGACCAGCAAGGGGCAGGCGTCCCGGGACGCCTGGTTCAAGTACCTCGGGCTGTACCGCTCGGGCTCGAACTACTTCCGGTTCAACTGGAGCACCAACGGCTGCAACAGCTCGCCGGAGAAGCTGCCGGGCGGCTACGACTTCACCTACTCCTGCCACCGCCACGACTTCGGTTACCGCAATTACAAAACAATTGTGGGGAAGGCGGCCTGGCGCCGGGACCACAAGAAGCGCATCGACGACGTATTCCTGCAGGACATGCGCCAGGCCTGCCAGTACAAGCCCTGGGCCGACCCGCTCACCCCGGCGATGCGGAAGAAAATGAAGGCCGCCTGCCTCAAGAGCGCGGACAAGTACTACGCCGCGGTCCGGGTCCTCGGCTGA